Proteins found in one Sphingobium sp. V4 genomic segment:
- a CDS encoding ABC transporter transmembrane domain-containing protein, with translation MEDAAPISPPAPKRPALGSLAMLWRFVRRYPGRIAGALAALIVSSAATLAIPNGFRLVIDKGFMGGGDISRWFEYLLLIVVVLALASALRFYFVSWLGERVVADIRSATQANLLRQAPRFFEENRPSEIASRMTADTAIVEQVVGSTVSVALRNMVTGIGGLAYLFALAPKLAGLLLLGIPVILLVLVSLGRRVRLLSRASQDRLADIGSLTTEVLGAMRIVQAFGQEAREAARFDATVEHGFVTARRRILLRAAMTAIAFALVFGSITGVMWLGAIDVAAGRLSGGSIAAFVLTGGLVAGAFGSLSESWGDLLRGAGAASRLDELMRAKPDILPPPAPTSVPVIAQGGRISFEDVHFHYPTRPDQAALNGVTLDIAPGETVAVVGPSGAGKSTLIQLALRFYDPDGGAIRLNGVPLPDADPAMVRAMMAMVPQDSVIFAASARDNLRYGRWDAGDAEIWDAARAANAESFLRALPQGLDTFLGEGGARLSGGQRQRISIARALLRDAPILLLDEATSALDAESERLVQDALARLMQGRTTIVIAHRLATVRAADRIIVLDHGRIVEQGDHAALVGEGGLYARLASLQFQDGPVA, from the coding sequence ATGGAGGATGCCGCACCCATTTCGCCGCCCGCGCCCAAACGCCCCGCTCTCGGCAGCCTGGCGATGCTCTGGCGCTTCGTCCGGCGCTATCCCGGGCGGATCGCGGGCGCCTTGGCAGCGCTGATCGTCTCGTCCGCCGCGACCCTCGCCATCCCCAACGGGTTCAGGCTGGTCATCGACAAAGGCTTCATGGGCGGCGGCGACATCAGCCGCTGGTTCGAATATCTGCTGCTGATCGTGGTCGTGCTCGCGCTGGCGAGCGCGCTGCGCTTCTACTTCGTCTCCTGGCTGGGCGAGCGCGTCGTCGCCGACATCCGCAGCGCCACCCAGGCGAATCTGTTGCGTCAGGCGCCCCGATTCTTCGAGGAAAACCGCCCCTCCGAAATCGCGTCGCGCATGACCGCAGACACCGCCATCGTCGAGCAGGTCGTTGGCTCGACGGTGTCGGTCGCGCTGCGGAACATGGTGACGGGCATTGGCGGCCTTGCCTATCTGTTTGCCCTGGCGCCCAAGCTGGCGGGGCTGCTGCTGCTCGGCATCCCGGTCATCCTGCTCGTCCTCGTCAGCCTGGGCCGGCGGGTGCGCCTGTTGTCGCGTGCCAGCCAGGACCGGCTCGCCGATATCGGCAGCCTGACCACCGAAGTGCTGGGCGCGATGCGGATCGTCCAGGCGTTTGGACAGGAGGCGCGGGAGGCCGCCCGCTTCGACGCGACGGTCGAGCATGGCTTTGTCACCGCGCGGCGTCGCATCCTGTTGCGCGCCGCCATGACAGCGATCGCCTTCGCGCTGGTGTTCGGGTCGATTACCGGCGTCATGTGGCTGGGTGCGATCGACGTCGCGGCGGGCCGCCTGTCGGGCGGCAGCATCGCCGCCTTCGTGCTGACCGGAGGGCTGGTGGCGGGCGCCTTCGGCTCACTGTCCGAAAGCTGGGGCGACCTGCTGCGCGGCGCCGGCGCGGCGAGCCGGCTTGACGAGCTGATGCGGGCCAAACCGGACATCCTGCCCCCGCCCGCGCCGACGTCCGTGCCCGTCATTGCCCAAGGTGGACGAATCAGTTTCGAGGATGTGCATTTCCATTATCCCACCCGCCCGGACCAGGCCGCGCTGAATGGCGTCACGCTCGACATCGCACCGGGGGAAACCGTCGCGGTGGTCGGCCCGTCAGGGGCCGGCAAGTCCACGCTGATCCAGCTTGCGCTGCGTTTCTACGATCCCGACGGCGGAGCGATCCGCTTGAACGGCGTGCCGCTGCCTGACGCCGATCCGGCCATGGTCCGCGCCATGATGGCGATGGTGCCGCAGGACAGCGTCATCTTCGCCGCGTCCGCGCGCGACAATCTGCGCTATGGCCGCTGGGATGCCGGCGACGCCGAAATATGGGACGCTGCCCGCGCCGCCAATGCCGAAAGCTTCCTGCGCGCCCTGCCGCAGGGGCTGGACACATTTCTGGGCGAGGGCGGCGCGCGCCTGTCGGGGGGGCAGCGCCAGCGTATCTCGATCGCCCGCGCTCTGCTCCGCGATGCCCCTATCCTTCTGCTCGACGAAGCGACCTCCGCGCTGGATGCCGAATCCGAGCGGCTGGTGCAGGATGCGCTCGCGCGCCTGATGCAGGGGCGCACGACGATCGTCATCGCCCATCGGCTCGCGACTGTGCGCGCGGCCGATCGCATCATCGTTCTCGATCATGGCCGGATCGTGGAGCAGGGCGACCATGCAGCCTTGGTCGGTGAAGGCGGCCTCTATGCACGCCTCGCGAGCCTGCAATTTCAGGACGGACCGGTCGCCTGA
- a CDS encoding class I SAM-dependent methyltransferase: MTSRELTGFLPLSETQPGEDDLPRRLSDMAWRIGFGAIGWPWLLASLSGGRKADKRALLDELGLAHDALPHLGSWKADVGFLRHIVREITRLRPAHVVELGAGASSLVAARALQLHGGGRLHSFDQHGGFVDATRQWLADNGLGVDIRHAPLTRESADWPGRWYAIDNLPDQIDLLIIDGPPWSVHPLVRGAADSLFARLSPDGVVLLDDAARPGERLVARRWRQRWPHIDFRLMKDGTKGTLVGRRRDVTLPVANDNDAGRTWRHLGRAAGIAALIATGWIARGALGEFPQPAQASSFLDEAAASRRAALLRQAMASQVESATLNPQEIERSTGIILPALPVGWRVADVQLFPTADSPAIAMSLESPRGEHLSFFADRAETPADAKPMLAERAGDVIAYWEAGDMAYALTGQATPRRIMELAATIAPAS, encoded by the coding sequence GTGACATCCCGCGAACTGACCGGCTTTCTTCCCCTGAGCGAGACGCAACCCGGCGAGGACGACCTGCCGCGCCGCCTGTCCGACATGGCCTGGCGCATCGGCTTCGGCGCGATCGGCTGGCCCTGGCTGCTGGCCAGCCTGTCGGGCGGGCGCAAGGCGGACAAGCGCGCGCTGCTGGACGAGCTGGGCCTCGCCCATGACGCCCTGCCGCATCTGGGCAGCTGGAAGGCGGACGTCGGCTTCCTGCGCCACATCGTGCGCGAAATCACCCGGCTCCGCCCTGCTCATGTCGTGGAACTGGGTGCCGGCGCCTCCTCCCTGGTCGCGGCGCGCGCCCTGCAACTGCATGGCGGCGGACGGCTGCACAGTTTCGACCAGCATGGCGGTTTCGTCGATGCCACCCGCCAGTGGCTGGCCGACAACGGCCTGGGCGTGGACATTCGCCACGCGCCGCTGACCCGCGAAAGCGCGGACTGGCCGGGCCGCTGGTATGCGATCGACAACCTGCCAGACCAGATTGACCTGCTCATCATCGACGGCCCGCCCTGGAGCGTGCATCCGCTGGTGCGCGGCGCCGCCGACAGCCTGTTCGCGCGCCTGTCCCCCGATGGCGTGGTGCTGCTGGACGATGCCGCCCGCCCTGGCGAGCGGCTGGTGGCCCGACGCTGGCGGCAGCGCTGGCCGCATATCGACTTCCGCCTGATGAAGGACGGCACCAAGGGCACGTTGGTCGGCCGCCGTCGCGACGTCACCTTGCCGGTCGCGAACGACAACGACGCCGGCCGCACCTGGCGCCACCTTGGCCGCGCCGCCGGCATCGCAGCGCTGATCGCGACGGGCTGGATCGCACGCGGAGCACTGGGCGAATTTCCCCAGCCGGCGCAGGCCAGCAGCTTCCTCGACGAGGCGGCAGCTTCCCGCCGCGCCGCCCTGCTGCGCCAGGCGATGGCGTCCCAAGTGGAGAGCGCAACATTGAACCCTCAGGAGATCGAGCGATCGACCGGCATTATCCTGCCCGCCCTTCCGGTCGGCTGGCGCGTCGCCGATGTCCAGCTCTTCCCCACCGCCGACAGCCCGGCGATCGCCATGTCGCTGGAAAGCCCGCGCGGCGAGCATCTCTCCTTCTTCGCCGACCGTGCGGAAACCCCTGCGGACGCCAAGCCGATGCTGGCGGAGCGCGCCGGGGACGTCATCGCCTATTGGGAGGCGGGCGACATGGCCTATGCCCTCACCGGACAGGCCACCCCTCGCCGCATCATGGAACTGGCGGCAACCATAGCGCCTGCGAGCTGA
- a CDS encoding putative O-glycosylation ligase, exosortase A system-associated yields MRDLFFVAFLGLFFLMGFRRPFLLVAVYAYIDIVSPQRLSYFLLNSIPISFIAFAAMVGAWLLVDDKKDCRFSARQGLMLMLLAWCGYTTMTADFPVEALTKWNWVWKAIIAGVFLPLVLRTRLRIEALALFMILCASTIIINGGMKTALSGGGYGVLNLMVDNNSGLYEGSIISCVAIALIPLILWVANHGTIFPSDWKTSGFCYALCLACLLMPVGTEARTGLVCIVILAGLMLMRSKRKFVYGPLMLLAALVSIPFLPASFTQRMQTIENHQGDESASTRVAVWMWTLDYVKQHPGGGGFDNYLQNSFTYVAQSTVTDGGGTRIERRIVTDRGRAYHSAYFELLGEQGYVGFALWALLHLICFVRTESIRRLYRKRDGPDEAWIAPFAVALQQGHIIYMIGSLFVGIAYQPFIFMMLALQIGLDTYLTRRRKAAARQSLGASLAMQRGLPA; encoded by the coding sequence ATGCGTGATCTCTTCTTCGTCGCCTTTCTCGGCCTCTTCTTCCTCATGGGCTTCCGCAGGCCGTTCCTGCTGGTGGCGGTCTATGCCTATATCGACATCGTCTCGCCCCAGCGCCTCTCCTACTTCCTGCTCAATTCCATCCCCATTTCCTTCATCGCCTTCGCCGCGATGGTGGGCGCATGGCTGCTGGTCGACGACAAAAAGGATTGCCGCTTTTCCGCACGCCAGGGGCTGATGCTGATGCTGCTCGCCTGGTGCGGCTACACTACGATGACGGCGGATTTTCCGGTCGAGGCGCTGACCAAATGGAACTGGGTGTGGAAGGCGATCATCGCCGGCGTCTTCCTGCCGCTGGTTCTGCGCACCCGTCTGCGAATCGAGGCACTTGCCCTGTTCATGATCCTGTGCGCCAGCACGATCATCATAAACGGCGGCATGAAGACCGCGCTGTCGGGCGGCGGCTATGGCGTGCTCAACCTGATGGTCGACAATAATAGCGGCCTGTATGAAGGCAGCATCATCAGCTGCGTCGCCATCGCGCTGATACCGCTGATCCTCTGGGTGGCGAACCATGGCACCATCTTCCCGTCGGACTGGAAGACGAGCGGCTTCTGCTACGCGCTCTGCCTTGCCTGCCTGTTAATGCCGGTCGGCACGGAGGCACGCACGGGGCTCGTCTGCATCGTGATCCTGGCAGGGCTGATGCTGATGCGATCGAAACGGAAATTCGTCTACGGGCCGCTCATGCTGCTGGCGGCGCTCGTCTCCATTCCGTTCCTGCCCGCCAGCTTCACCCAGCGGATGCAGACGATCGAGAATCACCAGGGCGACGAGAGCGCCTCCACCCGCGTCGCGGTGTGGATGTGGACGCTCGACTATGTGAAGCAGCATCCGGGCGGCGGCGGCTTCGACAATTATCTCCAGAACAGCTTCACCTATGTCGCCCAGAGCACCGTCACGGACGGCGGTGGCACACGGATCGAGCGGAGAATCGTCACTGATCGCGGCCGCGCCTATCATAGCGCCTATTTCGAGCTGCTCGGCGAGCAGGGCTATGTCGGCTTCGCCCTCTGGGCGCTGCTGCACCTCATCTGCTTCGTCCGCACCGAATCGATCCGCCGGCTGTACCGCAAGCGCGACGGACCGGACGAAGCCTGGATCGCGCCCTTCGCCGTGGCGCTGCAACAAGGACATATCATCTACATGATCGGATCGCTGTTCGTGGGCATCGCCTATCAGCCTTTCATCTTCATGATGCTGGCCCTGCAAATCGGGCTGGACACCTATCTCACGCGCAGGCGCAAGGCGGCGGCGCGGCAAAGTCTGGGGGCGTCGCTCGCCATGCAGAGGGGACTACCGGCATGA
- a CDS encoding DNA topoisomerase IB: MAQTSIVHADDSIPGITRRALRRGWAYHDAQGRRITDRDEIDRLNAVALPPAYRDCWFCPSPWGHIQATGYDDRGRKQYRYHPDFRAAREAEKYAGCPDFGRALPRLRARLEVDLSRRGLRKDRTIAAVVRLLDLAKLRVGNEHYATTNKSFGATTLRRRHLDIQGRSLTLCYRAKSGKQHRLTVTDSRLLRFVRQVQDLPGQHLFQYLDEDGEARPICSSDVNAYIADAMGAPFTAKHFRTWGASTIAFETLAAGPVSLKAMIAPVAEALGNTPAISRKSYIHPALIALCRDGQDEWRAGLRLPRRTRYLSREERGLIAFLDSIAECAPLAAAA; encoded by the coding sequence ATGGCGCAAACCTCCATCGTCCATGCGGACGACAGCATTCCCGGCATCACGCGCCGCGCGCTCAGGCGGGGCTGGGCCTATCATGATGCGCAGGGCAGACGCATCACCGACCGGGACGAGATCGACCGGCTTAACGCCGTCGCGCTGCCCCCCGCCTATCGCGACTGCTGGTTCTGCCCTTCGCCCTGGGGCCATATCCAGGCGACCGGCTATGATGACCGGGGTCGCAAGCAATATCGCTATCACCCGGACTTCCGCGCCGCGCGGGAGGCGGAGAAATATGCCGGCTGTCCCGATTTCGGCCGCGCCCTGCCCAGGCTGCGCGCGCGGCTGGAGGTGGATCTGTCGCGGCGCGGCCTGCGCAAGGACAGGACCATCGCCGCCGTCGTGCGCTTGCTCGACCTCGCCAAGCTGCGCGTCGGCAACGAACATTATGCCACCACCAACAAGAGCTTCGGCGCCACCACGCTGCGCCGCCGCCATCTCGACATACAGGGCCGGTCGCTGACTTTGTGCTACCGCGCCAAGTCGGGCAAGCAGCATCGACTGACCGTCACCGACAGCCGCCTGCTGCGCTTCGTGCGCCAGGTGCAGGATCTGCCCGGCCAGCATCTGTTCCAATATCTGGACGAGGATGGGGAAGCCCGGCCGATCTGCTCCAGCGACGTCAATGCCTATATCGCGGACGCCATGGGCGCGCCCTTCACCGCCAAGCATTTCCGCACCTGGGGCGCATCGACCATCGCTTTCGAAACGCTCGCCGCCGGTCCTGTCTCGTTGAAGGCGATGATCGCCCCGGTTGCGGAGGCGCTGGGCAACACGCCGGCCATCAGCCGCAAAAGCTACATTCACCCCGCGCTGATCGCGCTGTGCAGGGACGGACAGGATGAATGGCGCGCAGGACTTCGCTTGCCGCGCAGGACGCGCTATCTGTCCCGCGAGGAACGCGGCCTGATCGCCTTCCTCGATTCCATCGCGGAATGCGCGCCGCTTGCAGCGGCCGCCTGA
- a CDS encoding TIGR04063 family PEP-CTERM/XrtA system glycosyltransferase, which produces MTRILHVLDHSLPMHSGYTFRTRAILRAQIAKGWEVRGITGRRHKAGGPQEELVDGLAFHRTPGEPATGNPLLREWRDIAAHADSIDALVRAWRPDVIHAHSPVLNAIAAHRVAKRHDIPMIYEIRAFWEDASVGNGTGVEGSPRYWLTRQLETHSVRSADAVAVICEGLRGDLIARGIDPAKIIVSPNGVDMEQFGAPVPRDPALTAKLGLEGAEVVGFIGSFYDYEGLDDLIAAMPRLVRVRPRAKLLLVGGGPMEQALRDQALASPFADHIRFVGRVPHDQVENYYSQVDVLAYPRKAMRLTELVTPLKPLEAMAQGRLVAASSVGGHRELIEDGVTGTLFAPNDPSAIAAALADLLANPAIWEERRAVARAFVERERNWSSNILRYEPVYQRLLACPGRARAAA; this is translated from the coding sequence ATGACTCGCATTCTCCATGTGCTGGACCACAGCCTGCCGATGCACAGCGGCTACACTTTCCGCACCAGGGCGATCCTGCGCGCGCAGATCGCCAAGGGGTGGGAGGTGCGCGGCATCACCGGACGCCGCCACAAGGCGGGCGGCCCGCAGGAAGAACTGGTCGACGGCCTGGCCTTCCACCGCACGCCCGGGGAACCGGCGACGGGCAATCCGCTGCTGCGCGAATGGCGCGACATTGCCGCGCACGCCGATTCGATCGACGCGCTGGTGCGCGCGTGGCGGCCCGATGTCATTCATGCCCATTCGCCGGTGCTCAACGCCATCGCCGCGCATCGCGTGGCGAAGCGCCACGACATTCCCATGATCTATGAAATTCGCGCCTTCTGGGAGGATGCGTCGGTCGGCAACGGCACGGGCGTCGAGGGCAGTCCGCGTTACTGGCTGACCCGCCAGCTGGAAACCCACAGTGTGCGATCCGCCGATGCCGTCGCCGTGATCTGTGAAGGGCTGCGCGGCGATCTGATTGCGCGCGGCATCGATCCGGCCAAGATCATCGTGTCGCCGAACGGGGTCGACATGGAGCAGTTCGGCGCCCCGGTGCCGCGCGATCCTGCGCTGACCGCGAAGCTGGGGCTGGAGGGAGCCGAGGTGGTCGGCTTCATCGGCAGCTTTTACGATTATGAAGGGCTGGACGACCTCATCGCCGCCATGCCGCGACTCGTGCGGGTGCGGCCCAGGGCGAAGCTGTTGCTGGTCGGCGGTGGTCCGATGGAGCAGGCGCTGCGCGATCAGGCGCTGGCATCTCCCTTCGCCGATCATATCCGGTTCGTCGGGCGGGTGCCGCATGACCAGGTCGAAAATTATTATTCCCAGGTCGATGTGCTGGCCTATCCCCGCAAGGCGATGCGGCTTACGGAACTGGTGACGCCGCTCAAGCCGCTGGAGGCGATGGCGCAGGGCCGGCTGGTGGCGGCGTCGAGCGTCGGCGGGCACCGCGAACTGATCGAGGATGGCGTCACCGGCACCCTGTTCGCGCCCAATGACCCGTCCGCCATCGCCGCCGCCCTGGCGGACCTGCTGGCGAACCCGGCCATCTGGGAGGAGCGTCGCGCCGTGGCGCGCGCCTTCGTCGAACGCGAGCGTAACTGGTCGTCAAACATTTTGCGTTACGAGCCTGTTTACCAGCGCCTGCTGGCCTGCCCCGGTCGGGCGCGGGCGGCGGCGTGA
- a CDS encoding biopolymer transporter ExbD codes for MAMSAGSEDGEPMVEMNTTPLIDVMLVLLIMFIITIPIQTHAVKIDLPQNAPPTDSVIDPVKNKVAIDAGGVITWNGSPIDLLTLRQYLQQSLRLPVEPELQFQPAAATRYVVVDEVLAEIKRAGVTKLGFVGNEQYGSF; via the coding sequence ATGGCAATGAGTGCCGGCTCCGAAGATGGCGAGCCGATGGTGGAAATGAACACGACGCCGCTCATCGACGTCATGCTCGTTCTGCTCATCATGTTCATCATCACCATCCCGATCCAGACCCATGCGGTGAAGATCGACCTGCCGCAGAACGCGCCGCCTACGGACAGCGTGATCGACCCGGTCAAGAACAAGGTCGCGATCGACGCCGGTGGCGTCATCACCTGGAACGGATCGCCGATCGACCTGCTGACCCTGCGTCAGTATCTGCAGCAGTCGCTGCGCCTGCCGGTTGAGCCGGAACTCCAGTTCCAGCCGGCCGCAGCAACCCGTTACGTCGTCGTCGACGAGGTGCTGGCGGAGATCAAGCGTGCGGGCGTGACCAAGCTGGGTTTCGTCGGCAACGAACAATATGGCAGCTTCTAA
- a CDS encoding energy transducer TonB, with amino-acid sequence MAYADHSQGSSRTISIVIVALIHAVLGYAFVTGLGMKYVKKAAEQLNVIDVKEEPPPPDEEPPPPPPDQPVEPPPVVAPPPIVQTPAPAPPIQTVRTPPPVFNPVPVAAPPPPPAAPPPPPQAATRASPRSSPGSWLSDADYPSRAQREERSGTAGFRLEIGADGRVTNCTITSSTGHADLDEATCRLLPRRARFKPAKGSDGAEMPDTYNGRITWRLPE; translated from the coding sequence ATGGCCTATGCTGACCACTCGCAAGGATCGAGTCGCACGATATCGATCGTCATCGTCGCCCTGATTCACGCTGTTCTCGGCTATGCCTTCGTCACCGGTCTTGGCATGAAATATGTCAAAAAGGCGGCGGAACAGCTGAACGTGATCGACGTGAAGGAGGAACCGCCGCCACCGGACGAGGAGCCGCCGCCGCCGCCGCCAGACCAGCCGGTCGAACCGCCGCCGGTCGTCGCACCTCCGCCGATCGTTCAGACCCCGGCTCCGGCGCCGCCGATCCAGACGGTTCGGACGCCCCCGCCGGTGTTCAATCCGGTCCCGGTCGCCGCACCGCCGCCGCCGCCGGCCGCACCGCCACCGCCGCCTCAGGCTGCCACGCGGGCTTCGCCGCGCAGCTCGCCAGGCAGCTGGCTCAGCGATGCGGACTATCCGAGCCGCGCCCAGCGTGAAGAACGTTCGGGTACCGCAGGTTTCCGTCTGGAAATCGGCGCCGATGGCCGGGTGACCAACTGCACCATCACTTCGTCGACCGGCCATGCCGACCTTGACGAAGCGACCTGCCGCCTGCTGCCGCGCCGTGCGCGGTTCAAGCCGGCCAAGGGTTCCGATGGCGCGGAAATGCCCGACACCTACAACGGGCGCATCACCTGGCGTCTGCCGGAATAA
- a CDS encoding biopolymer transporter ExbD produces MAMSVGSDGGDDKPMSDINTTPLVDVMLVLLIIFLIAVPVVVQTVDLQLPKVAFEPTTTKPENVSLSVTTAADGSCAVFWGMAPVNSNELLDRAVAKLEADIKKAGGVENMTPEDLPEVHIRGDINTPYRCIGGTIYTMQRAGFPKVGFISEPEPGSGTTRL; encoded by the coding sequence ATGGCAATGAGTGTTGGCTCCGACGGCGGTGACGACAAGCCGATGTCCGACATCAACACGACGCCGCTCGTCGACGTCATGCTGGTGTTGCTCATCATCTTTCTCATCGCGGTCCCGGTCGTCGTCCAGACGGTCGATCTGCAGCTTCCCAAGGTGGCGTTCGAGCCGACCACGACGAAGCCGGAAAATGTGTCCCTCTCGGTCACCACGGCTGCGGATGGCAGCTGCGCGGTTTTCTGGGGCATGGCTCCGGTCAATTCGAACGAGCTGCTCGACCGTGCGGTCGCGAAGCTCGAAGCGGACATCAAGAAGGCTGGCGGCGTTGAAAACATGACGCCGGAGGATCTGCCTGAAGTGCATATCCGCGGCGACATCAATACCCCCTATCGGTGCATCGGCGGCACCATCTACACGATGCAGCGCGCCGGTTTCCCGAAGGTGGGCTTCATCTCCGAACCGGAACCCGGTTCGGGCACCACCCGCCTCTGA
- a CDS encoding MotA/TolQ/ExbB proton channel family protein, which yields MLMYLAAAAPKPENPYGLMEALEQGGTIAWTVFIILCGMSVGTFYILFTKLIEQQKVINQGKKVRATFWRSASLKEASAKLEKNSAYKQIVDDGIKAQEEHGKLKDPVEAHDWLHGSLARSEAAINSSLGGGLAFLATVGSTSPFIGLFGTVIGIYRALIKIGAAGQASIDAVAGPVGEALIMTALGLAVAVPAVLAYNFLQRRNKSIAEQLNGFTVDLLAYLVSDGAVKPAVTAAPAAPAAKPAAAPTKA from the coding sequence ATGTTGATGTATCTCGCAGCTGCGGCTCCGAAGCCGGAAAACCCCTATGGTCTGATGGAAGCCCTCGAGCAGGGCGGCACCATCGCCTGGACCGTCTTCATCATCCTGTGCGGCATGTCGGTCGGCACTTTCTACATTCTGTTCACCAAGCTGATCGAACAGCAGAAGGTGATCAACCAGGGCAAGAAGGTCCGCGCGACCTTCTGGCGTTCGGCCTCGCTCAAGGAAGCCTCGGCCAAGCTGGAAAAGAACTCGGCCTACAAGCAGATCGTCGACGACGGCATCAAGGCTCAGGAAGAGCATGGCAAGCTGAAGGATCCGGTCGAAGCGCATGACTGGCTGCACGGCTCGCTGGCTCGCTCGGAAGCCGCGATCAACTCGTCGCTGGGCGGTGGCCTGGCCTTCCTCGCGACCGTCGGTTCGACCTCGCCGTTCATCGGTCTGTTCGGTACCGTTATCGGCATCTACCGCGCCCTCATCAAGATCGGCGCCGCTGGTCAGGCCTCGATCGACGCCGTTGCCGGCCCGGTCGGTGAAGCTCTGATCATGACCGCCCTGGGTCTGGCCGTGGCCGTTCCCGCGGTGCTCGCCTACAACTTCCTGCAGCGCCGCAACAAGTCGATCGCCGAACAGCTGAACGGCTTCACCGTCGACCTGCTGGCCTATCTGGTTTCGGACGGCGCCGTGAAGCCGGCCGTCACTGCCGCTCCGGCTGCTCCGGCCGCCAAGCCGGCCGCCGCACCGACCAAGGCCTGA
- a CDS encoding mechanosensitive ion channel domain-containing protein → MADKKDPALPDISVDAPNLREMWDSTIGWFQLHYGQILIAIGAGILIYLALTALKEVGKRYTGHRGDPLGYANVLGRAAARTTHYFMIMVSARLVVGYADAPPALYRTVAFLFTITAVLQAAIWAREIILGLIERKTLAEDGQGETLANAMGLIRVLVTFALFAIAAIVVLDNLGVNVTGLVAGLGIGGIAIGLAAQGIFSDLFAALSIIFDKPFRRGEIITYDQTTARVEKIGLKSTRLRAMSGEKKVISNANLLQKEITSLQTLVQRRVTYAIGIIYQTAEDKAEAIPDMLKDIVEAEGMIFVNAGIIQFGASSLDYQLNFDVPDPDHHDYFQMRHRIGLAIWKRFNAEGIEFAYPTQTSFTAAPDGKAIMPYPEGQSVRRVGS, encoded by the coding sequence ATGGCCGACAAGAAAGACCCCGCCCTGCCCGACATCAGTGTCGATGCGCCCAATCTGCGCGAGATGTGGGACTCCACCATCGGCTGGTTCCAGCTTCACTATGGACAGATACTGATCGCGATCGGCGCAGGCATTCTGATCTATCTCGCGCTGACCGCGCTCAAGGAGGTGGGGAAACGCTACACCGGCCATCGCGGCGACCCGCTGGGCTACGCCAATGTGCTGGGTCGCGCCGCCGCGCGCACCACCCATTATTTCATGATCATGGTCTCCGCGCGACTGGTCGTGGGCTATGCCGACGCGCCGCCCGCGCTCTACCGCACGGTCGCCTTCCTCTTCACCATCACCGCCGTCCTGCAAGCCGCCATCTGGGCGCGGGAGATCATCCTCGGCCTGATCGAGCGCAAGACGCTGGCCGAGGATGGCCAGGGCGAGACGCTGGCCAATGCGATGGGCCTGATCCGCGTCCTCGTCACCTTCGCGCTGTTCGCGATCGCGGCGATCGTGGTGCTCGACAATCTGGGCGTCAACGTCACCGGCCTGGTGGCGGGCCTGGGCATCGGCGGCATCGCCATTGGCCTTGCCGCGCAGGGCATCTTCTCCGACCTGTTCGCCGCGCTCTCGATCATCTTCGACAAACCGTTCCGCCGGGGCGAGATCATCACCTATGACCAGACGACCGCGCGGGTCGAGAAGATCGGCCTCAAAAGCACCCGCCTGCGCGCCATGAGCGGCGAGAAGAAGGTCATTTCCAACGCCAACCTGCTCCAGAAGGAAATCACCAGCCTCCAGACGCTGGTCCAGCGGCGCGTCACCTATGCCATCGGCATCATCTACCAGACGGCCGAGGACAAGGCGGAGGCGATCCCGGACATGCTGAAGGATATCGTCGAAGCGGAGGGCATGATCTTCGTCAATGCCGGCATCATCCAGTTCGGCGCCAGCTCGCTCGACTATCAGCTCAATTTCGACGTGCCCGATCCCGACCATCACGACTATTTCCAGATGCGCCACCGCATCGGCCTCGCCATCTGGAAACGCTTCAATGCGGAGGGCATCGAGTTCGCCTATCCGACCCAGACCAGCTTCACCGCCGCGCCGGACGGCAAGGCGATCATGCCCTATCCCGAAGGCCAGTCGGTCAGGCGGGTGGGAAGCTGA
- a CDS encoding PilZ domain-containing protein, whose translation MGAEPHLEQDRKRRGADRRHVQIGVKVRRPGETWFTSRIADLSLSGFRLQSFMKLSVGSDLWVMLPGFEGRRARILWTRGHEAGCTFERPLHPAILDHIVRLGQAEAAG comes from the coding sequence ATGGGCGCAGAACCGCATCTTGAACAGGATCGCAAACGGCGTGGAGCTGATCGCCGGCATGTGCAGATCGGCGTCAAGGTCCGCCGTCCCGGTGAGACCTGGTTCACCAGCCGCATCGCCGACCTTTCGCTGAGCGGATTCCGTCTTCAGAGCTTCATGAAATTGTCGGTCGGCAGCGATCTGTGGGTCATGCTGCCGGGGTTCGAAGGCCGTCGCGCGCGCATATTGTGGACTCGCGGGCATGAGGCGGGATGCACGTTCGAACGCCCCCTTCACCCCGCCATCCTCGACCATATCGTCCGGCTGGGACAGGCCGAAGCGGCCGGCTGA